The nucleotide window AAACCATTAAGTAGTGATGTGTTGTTCATCAATGAATTATTATTGAATGACTCCTTTAAGTAAATCATCATTGTGAATGATTCAATAGTTAACAAGTGTTTAAACCTTTCCACATTTCTGACGATAACACAGTGATATCACCAGATACACAGTGTCTCTGAATGCCTGTCTGAGTCATATGATGAATCAAATGAATCAAAACTTGATTTAGTGTATGTGTTCACTTAAATTAGATAATTAAAAAGAATCAAATGATTAATGATTTGCTTAGAGATTCAATAGAGCTTCTTTAAACAAGTAATATGACATCAAAGCATTCAGCACATCACGGTCTGCTCAGGAGGAGGCTCCCTAAGTAGGGAACATGGGACAAAGTGTCCTACTATACGAGGCTACagggccttgcaaaagtattcatccctctttgtgtttgtcctgttttgtcacattataatctggaattaaaatggatttttgggcggttagcaccatttgatttacacaacatgcctaccacttgaaaggagttttttttttattgtgacacaaacaataattaagatgaaaaaaaaacccctcagaaatctggagtgtgcatagagatCCCCtcccgtcaatactttgtagagccaccttttgctgcaattacagctacaagtctcttgtacagctacaagtctctagcacatctagccactgggatttttgcccattcctcaaggcaaaactgctccaactccttcaagttagatgggttgtgttggtgtacagcaatcttcaagttatgtcacagattctcaattggattgaggtctgggctttgattaagccattccaagatgtttaaatgtttccctttaaaccacttcagtgtagctttagcagtatgtttagggtcattgtcctgctggaatgtgaaccttcgtcccagtctcaaacctctggctgactcaaacaggttttcctccagaattgccctgtatttagtgccatccatttttctttcagtcctgaccagcttttctgtccctgcagatgaaaaacatccccacagcattatgctgccaccaccatgcttcactgtaggaatggtgttctcagggtgttgggtttgaaccacatatggcatttcccatgatggccaaagagatcaattttagtctcgtttgaccagagaatctccttccatgtgtttggggagtctgccacatgctgttggggaaactctaaacgtgttttcttaagtaatgactttcttctggacactcttccataaagccctgctctgtggagtatatggcttaaagtggtcctatggacagatactcctatctctgctgtggatctttgcagctccttcggtGTTCtccttggtgtctttgttgcatctctgattaatgtcctccttgcccggtctgtgagttttgattggcggccttctcttgtcaggtttgtagtggtgccatattctttccattttgtcataatggatttaatggtgctccctgggatattcaaagtttgggatattttttatcatCCAACCCTGATCcacacttcttcacaactttgtctctgacctgtttggaggctccttggttttcatgttgcttgcttagtagtgttgcagagtcaggcaggggcgtgtttagcctatttttgggggtgctcaagcacccccaaaaatgagctcagcaccccctagctcagcaccctcaaaaacactgcttttggacgtaattttcagaaataagtgcccttgtgcactgcgcaatgaatgtgtgcgcgggcgtgtgtgtgttcttgaattcacctgttacgtgatagttctatgaccagtaaaatacctctcctccttgcgtcccctctgattgggttgcctgtctgcgcgagtgcttgctatgacatggtggtttttttaactggattccatgccgatgaggaactcgaagtagcacctgagtattactggcatagcgagatgtgaaggtatggactggagttacaattgttaaacacaacacaataatatgcataatgcaatattgatgttccttggtctatgaacagaatgataaaaacgacatttatcatccatatcgagatactttgtggttgtaaatgtgtagatatcatagtttattgggtcagcttctgttaaaacattgcataagtctagtcttcttgtctagttaagtctagtctaaatgcggaataaacatggaaacactgtcgttcaagccaggtgcctctgtcagctctgggggctaagcacccccaaagatcagatgctagaatcacccctggagtcagggtccttccagtacaggttgatttatacagacatcatgtgacagatcatgtgacactgattgcacacaggtggatcttaaatcaatTAAATTATGTGActcatgaagtgaattggttggaccagctcttatttaggggtttcatacgaaagggggtgaatacctacgcacactccagatttctggttttttttgttcatcttattgtttgtgtcacaataaaacaacaatttgcacctttaaaaagttgtaggcatgttgtgtaaataaaatggtgctaaccctccaaaaatccatttgaacTTCATCTTGTAAtggaacaaaacaggacaaacaccaagggggatgaatacttttgcaagacactgtatatgaggACAGCCGTCTTCTCATGGCCCTGATTTTAGACACATTTAATAAGCATTTGGGTGTGTGCGCACTGAGTGAAACTCAACATTTCACACAAAGAGACCAGAGAGAGAGCAAAAATGTATCTGAACTCTTTTATAGAGTATTATGGTCATATCATGAACATGATGCAGAAGTTCATTAATACTGGCACCCATCAAACTTAATGACCTTTATACATCCAGGACCTGTGTGTTtaaatatttattatatatagttcatatttacaaaacatgaatattcatgaataaACAGTGCCTCACACATGCATCAGGGATTAGTAACTGTGTGTTTTTTAGGGTTATACAGAACAGCACTTTCACATGAACACAATATATTTAGGAGCTTCAATAGACAGAGAGAACTAACACTGTACAGGAGTGTTCAAAGGTGGTGGTGGTTGGGGGGGGTGCATGTACACACATCAGAGTGCACGGGGCAGGATGGTGAAAGGCATAATGGGATTGCTGGCCTCCAGCTGCAATGCAGTGAGGAAGCACTCAGAAGCTGCAGCCATGTTGCCCTGAGCCTGCAGCACTTCAGCGAGACTGTGCCAGCCTGAGTGAGACGAGGAACACAGCTGTACGGCTTCACACAGAACCTTCTCTGCTAATGAGAACCTCTGGAGCTGGTACAGAACAccgccctacacacacacacacacacacgttatttaCCTAATTGGGGTCCCTGCTCTGAAAGTGATGATTAAGCTGAGGGTTGTTACGTcaaccaatcagaccacagatGTCTCACCAGTCTCTGCATGCTGCGGATGTGGGCGGGACTTATAGCCAGAGCTTCCTCATAGCAGCGCTTAGCATCCTCCAAGTTTCCTCTAAGCTCGGCCACTTGGCCCTTCATGAACAGGACGTTATGGGATGTCGGGAACAGACTCGCTGCCTCCTGAGTGCATGCCATTGCTTCGGCCGGCTTCATCATCCCAATATACACCTCCGCTAcacacaccaaataaaatcatcaCCACGTTTGGTAGACTTGGTCAACTTAACATTCATTGGCTCtgatgcctctgtgtgtgtgtgtgtgtgtgtgtgtgtgtgtgtacctgcatgTAGCCAGATCTGAGCGAGGGTCATCCAGGGGTGCAGGGGTCCATGTTTAGGGGTGCTGCTCTGCAGAGAAGAAGCTTCAGACAGAGCCTGCTCCACTCGCGATGCTGCTACTGATGGAGCATGCACTGAGCCTgagggggacacacacacacacacagtgtttgaaAGACTGACTTCCAAACAATTCATTAATTTTATATGAATCGGAAGAATTGATCTGCAAGCAAATCAAAGAATCAAATTATGTTATTATGGTAAATCATATCAATCAGAACCAACTGACAATGTTTAGCAGAGTTAACATCACTTGAATGAGTAGTGTGAAGAATTTAAATCAAATGGTTATGGTGTGTCAAATGAATTAACACAGTTCAAGTCACTCAAAAAAATGGAGgagtttgagtaaaatgagtctcTGTCTACTGAGGTTCTGCTGAGAGTCTGGGCTGAATTGAACTTTTATATCTAACACTGCTTCCTGATACACTTCATCCACCTGATGTTTGAaagtagtgtgtgtatatgttctaCAATATACAtatcccataatgcattgcaCTGGAGTATGTTGGTTTCTAAATGCAGCAGTACGTTACGGCATAGGCGAAAGCATTTCTCAGACCGGCTCCTTAGATATTAAAAAGTAGTATTTTGGAAACAGCTAGGTTATAGTGAATCATCTGAATCAAATCTAGCACTGTTTGTGCTACTCAGGAAGTTCAGAGAATCAAGTCTATAAGGTGAGTGAATCAAATCATGCAAATGTACTTCAGACTGGTAGTTTGAAAGAATAAGTTACTAAAGTGAGCTGCAATGCTTATTGCGAGCacaagcacaggtaacacacacacaggaagagtGAGGAACATCCTCTACATGCACTTGCGTGCGTGCGcgagtgcaaacacacacacatgcacagtgtGTTACTAGCAGAGGACAGGCGTTGGCGGGGGAAGTGGTCACAGAAAACATGGCCAGCAGGGTCACTCCGGGGCAGAGGAGAAGTATGATAGAAGgatgagagaggaaaaaaaggagATGGAGTAGATGGAGATGAAGGCTGTGACAtcagtgaggaggaggaggaggcagaAGCTAGGAATAAAACACACATGTCACAGGAAATAAATTAAACTCATAAGATAGAAGGAATAACtgaactaaaacaaacaaacaggccaTATAACAGTGAGAGCACAATGACTCACTCACACCTAAGACTGAGGGAGAGTATAACAACCATGTGCACTTCTATTAATGTAAAGAACACCAGTGAAAAATAAACACTGAACAGTGTTTAATCACAGGGGGGCGCTGTCTCATACTGAATGACAAACTTCAaactgccagtgtgtgtgtgtgtgtgtgtgtatatacatacctGTCTCTGGGTCACTGAAGTCTGGgagtgtgacagtgttcagtTGCCTCCGATCAGCCACAGCCCTGTCCAAAAGACTGCTGCCCCGCCCTGAATcactgcgcgcgcacacacactttcTGCGTCATCACCTGATCACGTAACCATGCTTATTTAGTTGGCCGACTTTGTGTGTGTATGACAGAGTAACACACCTGGGGTTGGTAAGGTTGTAGCAGGACTTCCAGATCTGCAGCATGTGTTTACAGGTAAGCAGAGCTTCTTCAGGCCCACGACACAAAGTCTCCAACTTCACCTTTGTGAAgagcaacctgaacacacacacacacacacacttactttacaGGTCACCGTGGAAACCTAGTGGATAGGGATGTTACAGATGTTTAAGTTCTGTTCTGCCCTCTAGTGGACACAGCTGTTACCTGCAGATGTATAAATGGTacacaggggtgtgtgtgtgtgtgtgtgtgtgtgtgtgtgagaacaaggACACTCATGCTGCCACAGCATCGGTATGCACACAtgtaatcgtgtgtgtgtgtgttttatatactactgaggaccaaatgtcctcacaaggatagtaaaatcggacaatttcaaccttgtggggacattcagatggtccccacaaggaaactgaaaaaaaattaaagagccaaaaagttcctTTTCAtccctgaggttaaggttaggtgcAGGCAGAGCATTTATTAACTGCAATGATATCAATGGAAGGtcttcacaaggatagtgagacaaacgtgtgtgtgtgtgtgtgtgtctcacatgAAGTTCTCAGGGTATTCACTAAGGGCCATCTCGATGATGTTAAGGGCATCGTGGTAGTGCTTCTGAGCAGACAGCAGCAGAGCCAGGAGGTGTAGTGAGTGAACATCATCCCCCTGCAGCTGGAGAGCCTGTCGCACATACCCCAATGCCTCGgggatctaacacacacacacacacagagcaacaaTTTCTCTTCAAAACTTGTTCCATGTCCAAACTGGTAGATAAtgcatgcacacacgcacgcgcgcgcgcacacacacacacacacattacctgGCGAGACACTGCAAGCTGCAGAGCCAGGTAGAACACAGCCAGGTGATCTGTAGGAGCAAGAGACTgagctctgacacacacacacgcacgcacacaaataTTAGTTCACCATGGCACACACCCAATTTCCTACATAGGCTACACACTCACACTGCATTATCCACACTTTTTCGACATTAAAATACTAATTCACTACTCCACCATTCTGTCGTATTAATGACTTCATTGTTAAATAAATAAGCTTGTAATAGTGAGTGTGTAACGAGAGTGTAAAAGCATCAGCACCTCTGAAATGCTCCCAGAGCTTTCTTCTGATACTCTTCCTGTACACCCCTCAGAGAAGCTGCAAAGACACACACAATTAAGGATCAGCTGAGACAGGTTTGTTGTGAATTATGGTTggttttgtgcgtgtgtgtgtgctcaccatCCGTAGCTTTGAGGCTATAGACGAGGCCGAGTGCGAGGTAACCCTTTGCCCTGAACTCTGCTGCTTTATCCTGCATGTCTATAACCATTTGAGCAAAACACTCACCCTCAtctagctacacacacacacacacacacacacacacacaaaatgtcaatCATTCTCCTCCCTACATTAGTGTACTATGTAGTGAACAGGGAGTTATTTGGGACTGACCCAGTGCAGGTTTCCTATACACAGCTTCACAGCGAGCAGAGGGATAGT belongs to Neoarius graeffei isolate fNeoGra1 chromosome 11, fNeoGra1.pri, whole genome shotgun sequence and includes:
- the ttc7b gene encoding tetratricopeptide repeat protein 7B isoform X3; translated protein: MTARKSGSRIETEIERCRSEGQWDKIPELVRQLSAKLISIDDVGELLLGEMKLQQFLKENPLKQNCSPRTARPPLTDARSHLTNALQRGNLRPELQQEANVLMGKLCYVEGEYSEALTHFNHVNLDDMQLNSAPIYRLAMIAEAYATKGLCLEKLSTTCPPSSAERDQEILTCYEKSGDIALLYLQEAEKALSAGMQNRSPKPGPISQEQELGFFLETGLQRAHVIHFKNGNLTRGVGRFREILRAVETRTTQNLRMTIARQLAEILLRGMCEQSYWSPLEDPPAQSPLDEPQCTHTHTEYTLPRRARIYSGENLFCPQENTEEALLLLLISESMANRDAVLSRIPEHSADRVLSLQSASVVYDLLTIALGRRGQYEMLSECLERAMKFAFEEFHLWYQLALSLMAAGKSARAVKVLKECMRLKPDDATIPLLAVKLCIGNLHWLDEGECFAQMVIDMQDKAAEFRAKGYLALGLVYSLKATDASLRGVQEEYQKKALGAFQRAQSLAPTDHLAVFYLALQLAVSRQIPEALGYVRQALQLQGDDVHSLHLLALLLSAQKHYHDALNIIEMALSEYPENFMLLFTKVKLETLCRGPEEALLTCKHMLQIWKSCYNLTNPSDSGRGSSLLDRAVADRRQLNTVTLPDFSDPETASASSSSSLMSQPSSPSTPSPFFPLSSFYHTSPLPRSDPAGHVFCDHFPRQRLSSASSVHAPSVAASRVEQALSEASSLQSSTPKHGPLHPWMTLAQIWLHAAEVYIGMMKPAEAMACTQEAASLFPTSHNVLFMKGQVAELRGNLEDAKRCYEEALAISPAHIRSMQRLGGVLYQLQRFSLAEKVLCEAVQLCSSSHSGWHSLAEVLQAQGNMAAASECFLTALQLEASNPIMPFTILPRAL